The segment CGGCCACCGCCGCCGGCGGCGGAGTGAACACTTCGTTGCAGGTGCCGACCTGGAGCGGGTGCACGCACAGCTTGCCCTGAAACCCGAGCCGGCGCGCCGCCAGCGCCTCCGCGCGCACCCGGCCGGGGTCGCGCAGGTGGGTGCTCGGCGAATCGAGCGGCGGCTCCAGGCCGGCGGCGGCGGCGGCCACGGTCAACCGCACGCGCGGGTATAGCAGCTCCGGCTCGACGCCGGTCGCCTCCGTACCGACCTCCACGCCGTAGTCCAGCGCCCCGAATGCGGCCACGCAGTCGCGGCCCAGCGATGCGGCCGCCTCCATGAGCGCGTCCGCATCGCGCACGCCGCGCGCGGTCTCGATCAGGACCACCAGGAACGTGGAACCGGCAGCCAAGCCGGCCGCCGTTTCCCGGCGTTCCAGCTCGGCGGCCAGGGCGCGCAGCTCGGCGGCGTGCTCGAATTTCGGCACCATCAGCCCTCCCACCGCCGCCAGCGGCACCGCGGCAAGGTCGGCGGCGTGGTCCGGATCGGCGATCGGGTTGACCCGCACCAGCAGCCGTTCGCGCGCCACCTCCGGCAAGGCCGGCGCGATCATCTCGCGCGCCACGGCGCGCTGGCCGGCCGGCACCGAGTCCTCCAGGTCGATGATCACCTTGTCCGCTCCGGCGGCGGCGGCCTTGGCATAGCGGTCGGGCCGGTTGGCGGGCACAAACAGCAGCGACCGCGCCGGCAGCACCATCGGTCAGCCCTCCGCGCCGGGGGACGCCGCACCGGGGCCGGTGGCTGCGCGGGGTGCTGCCGCACTCGATGCGGCCCCTCCGGCACCGGCGGTTGGGTCGTTCCGGGTCACCGCACCGCGATTTGCCGCCGCCTCCGACCGGGACCCCGCGCCGCGCGCAGCCGGTTCGCACCGGGTCGCCGCTTCGCAGTCCGTTCGCGAGTCAGTTGTGCCGTGCGCGTCACCCTTCTCGGCCGCGCCGGGCCGCGCGCCGCCGCCTGCCCGCGGGCCGTATCCGGGTGCAGGGTAGTGCGCGGCAGCCGTGAACGCGCCGGACGCAAGCAGGCGGGCGACCCGATCCTCGTCGTAGCCCAGAACGTCGGCGAGCACCTCCCGGGTGTGCTGGCCGAGCTTCGGCGGCGGCGTGAAGGTGTCGGGCCCGGCGTCCGACAGCTTGATCGGGTTGCCGGACGCCGGGCGGGTGCCGCCGTCCGGCAGCGGTATGCGGGGCAGCATGCCGCGAGCCACCGCCTGCGGATCGGCCAACGCCTCGGCGAGCGTGTTGACGGGCGCGAACGGCATCCGCTCGGCGGCCAGCGCCGCCATCCACTCCTCGCGCGGGCGCGTCGCGAGGATGGCCTCCAGCGCCGCGTTGATCGCATCCCGCGCCGCGATCCGGATGCCCCGCGATCGCAGCCGGGCATCCGCAAGCATCTGCAGGTGCGGCCGCACCTCGGGCGGATGGTCCAGCCGCCCGAGCGCGCGCAGCAGGCCGCTCCACTGCGCCTCCGTCACCACCGTCACGAACAGCGGTCCGCTGGCCGTCGGGTACGCGTTGTAGGGCACGTGCAACTCGTGCTCGTTGCCCAGGCGGCGGGGTGGCCTGGCCGATGCCAACTGCATGGTACAGAAGTAGTTCTGCATCGAGAGCTGGACGTCGAACATGGCCAGGTCGACGTGCTGGCCGCGGCCGGTGCGGTCACGCGCCACCACCGCGGCCAGGATGCCCAGCGCGCCCGCCATGCCCGCGCACAGATCGGCGTACGCCAGCGCCGCCCGCACCGGCCTCCCGTCCGGCTCGCCGGTGAGCCCCATCACGCCGGCGTAAGCCTGTATGTTGGCGTCAAACGCTGCGCGGTCCCTTCCCGGACCGGTCAGCCCGTAGCCGGTGATCGAGCACATGACGATGCGCGGGTTGAGCGCGGCCAGCGCCGGGTAGTCGATGCCCAGACGCTCGGTGACGCCGGGGCGGTAGTTCTCCAGCACCACGTCCGCCCAGCGCACCAGGTCGTGGAACGCCGCCTTGCCGGCGGGGTGCTTGAGGTCGATCACCATGCCGCGCTTGTTGCGCTGGTTGGTGTGCACGTGGGGCGCCAGTCCCTCCTCGGTAACCAGGCCGCGGGCGGCGTCGCCGGCGGGCGGCTCCACCTTGATCACGTCCGCGCCGAGGTCGGCCAGCAGCGCGCCCGAATAGGGGCCGGCCACGACCGTGGACAGGTCGATCAGCCGCAGCCCCGCCAGCGGTTTCACGGCGGAGCGGTCAGCGCCCGTTGGCTACCGGAAACGACACCTGCGGAGCCGCGGCGCGCCGGTAGATCATTGCGCTGCGGGTGTATTCCAGCACCACGTCGCCGTCCTGGTTGATGCCGCGCGAGCGGAACCGCA is part of the Spirochaetaceae bacterium genome and harbors:
- a CDS encoding CoA transferase; this translates as MKPLAGLRLIDLSTVVAGPYSGALLADLGADVIKVEPPAGDAARGLVTEEGLAPHVHTNQRNKRGMVIDLKHPAGKAAFHDLVRWADVVLENYRPGVTERLGIDYPALAALNPRIVMCSITGYGLTGPGRDRAAFDANIQAYAGVMGLTGEPDGRPVRAALAYADLCAGMAGALGILAAVVARDRTGRGQHVDLAMFDVQLSMQNYFCTMQLASARPPRRLGNEHELHVPYNAYPTASGPLFVTVVTEAQWSGLLRALGRLDHPPEVRPHLQMLADARLRSRGIRIAARDAINAALEAILATRPREEWMAALAAERMPFAPVNTLAEALADPQAVARGMLPRIPLPDGGTRPASGNPIKLSDAGPDTFTPPPKLGQHTREVLADVLGYDEDRVARLLASGAFTAAAHYPAPGYGPRAGGGARPGAAEKGDAHGTTDSRTDCEAATRCEPAARGAGSRSEAAANRGAVTRNDPTAGAGGAASSAAAPRAATGPGAASPGAEG
- a CDS encoding CoA ester lyase — protein: MVLPARSLLFVPANRPDRYAKAAAAGADKVIIDLEDSVPAGQRAVAREMIAPALPEVARERLLVRVNPIADPDHAADLAAVPLAAVGGLMVPKFEHAAELRALAAELERRETAAGLAAGSTFLVVLIETARGVRDADALMEAAASLGRDCVAAFGALDYGVEVGTEATGVEPELLYPRVRLTVAAAAAGLEPPLDSPSTHLRDPGRVRAEALAARRLGFQGKLCVHPLQVGTCNEVFTPPPAAVAEARTVVDAYDAARAAGRGAVALDGRMIDMPVVRRAQRTLTLAHRLQQEGRSAGNA